The Clavelina lepadiformis chromosome 3, kaClaLepa1.1, whole genome shotgun sequence region tattatcgAGCTCCACCTGAAAAcatttgcataaaatatttgatttatgATCATTTTTTAACACAAGTCCGCTATTAAAGAAGAGAATTGTTTACAGATACGTTATATCTTTTAATATAattggattgttttttaacgTTGAACATTAATTATAGAATTTTTAGACAACATTTCTAAGCCCAGTCATGGTGGTCAAATCATACAAGAACTGCAACGACAAAAAGTTCCAAGTTATCATCCTATTTGCACAGAACCATTGATGTTCCCTGATTATTCCTATAGCTTCGCTTGCCACAGGTACacgattttattgtttgagttTATAAAAAGTCTGTTAGCAGCTGATAGAGCGAGATTATGAACCAGTAACTTTATTGCGTCACTTCAATTTGAGGCTTCTTTTTAAGTTTCAAACTTAGCGTTTTTACAACTAAACTCAGTTTTACGTGTTCTGCAAGAAAAATGAATCAGCTTCATGCAAAAAGTCAGCACAAAACGTTCTGCAAGAGCAAGCTCACACAAAAGCAAATTCATTCCAAAAGTAGAGGTTTGTTTCAAACAGCTTTTACTTTTTATCTGTAGTGTTGTTCAACACTTTTCTGACATTgacatatttattttttctttagatACTTAATTAAGCTTGTATAAAACCTAAGAGGTATCAATCagatataataagtagaaCACTGAACACAGATATAAAGAGCATTTGAGCAAGTTATACTGTAACATTAGTATCATGAAAGATATGCTGGCCTGCTGGATGCCGATAGCGGTTAGTTGGTCGTTCGCTGGTGGTTATAGTTGGAGCATTTGGCTCGCAAACATACCATCCAGAAAAAAATGCTTGCAGAGTAACCGGTGCACAGCCAAGCATATGGCACatgagaaatgagaaaaaataaatatctcAGGCCTCTCAATGGACACAGGTCTCTCGTATCGTCACCGCCACAAACTCAACCAAGTGTTTACAGGTGATAGCTTGCAAAATACTTCTACAAGAATGAAAGGAACACGGCCATTAGCAACAAATAGATCGATTGAGTCTGTCGTTCCTCTAGTTTCAAAAGATGAGGTATAACGTGTTTTCATATAtttcatttctgttttttttttattaacgAAGGTAGGCATTCTGTATAGCAATGCACTGCCAAACCAAACAAGTATTTTTGCTATATAGACCAAGCTAAAAAGTAACAGAAAATAGCAAACGGAAAAACAATAGCCTAGTTAATAACAATACAATCTAAATAATCtcctattttatttttgcttaattCGGATAGGTCTATACTGTAGCCGTTTCTGATGGCATAGTTGGTAGTGCTGATATCGTTATAGCATCGTTGTATTTAACATCGTACACGTTTCTAGCTCCCTGGGCTTTGCTATTTCTTCCTGTCCGTAAATTACGCGTGAGcatttgtttttgctgtgCTATACAGCCtgacaacggttagcatcacACTAGTGATCTCCACatttaatgacaaaaataaacgataGAATATAATACAATGTTATAGATACAAGAAAGATGTAAGACTTTTATTTAACCTGGCCTATATAAAGAGTTTTGGAGTTTACGGTAAACCTTTTAGTAATATTGTCAATCACATGTCATTTAAATAATTACATAGTAATATTGTTGATAATTTttggttttcaaaaatacaatttcatGGGTCTGCATACTCCTACGGCATAATAGATGATGAAAGCAGGtttgaaaaatgaagaaaCATAGGAAAAAATACCAGATGGTTTATTAACctatttgtaattttaatttttaggaAACTCAAAATAAGCAGCCTAGATTTCCACACAAAAATATCCAGTCCTCCAGACAACGTTGTTTTAAATGCAGAAAATGTGAATCTTATTTTAGCAGTCGTGCAGGTAAGTCAACTTGAAGTACTGTAGATATGAACCTTTAAAGCTTTGACCATTTTATTAACCTGTTAGTTCACAAAACCCTGCCTTTAACgaactttttgaaacatttaacactaagcattttatttataGCATCTCGCACAAAttggttaattaattatcatacgTAATCTGTAGCAAATAATGTTTCGCAACAACAGGTTTATGCGTTCATGAAAGAACGCATACCGGAGAAAAGCCATATCAATGCAAAACCTGTCGAAAAAGTTTTGCTCAGCTTGGTCACGTACAAAGACATCAAAaggtttgaaaagttttatagAAATATCAGGCACTACAGATTTTTGGACCTATGTACAAGCTTATCTTAAATTCAATTCAACGTTGTTTAAAAATTCGTTTCATTATTTCTAAAACTTAAATCAAAAGGCAATCGGCACCCAGTACCGTTCAGACATCCGTTAGTAgataattgtaatttttccGATTCGCATTTATGACTATAAAAAGCTATAAATACACATATATGCGGATACATTGAATTTATTAAGTTACCGACCTTTGGCAAAATTATGTATTCTTATTTGACACCTATTCGTGAAGCTTTAACTTTACTCGATTAAGTCGCATGTCGAAACTGAAACCGTAGCCTAATTACGCATGTATACGCCGGCTTTGTCGCAGAAATACTCCACTAAGTTAGCATAGAATTGTTGTTTATGTGTTTTCGAATTTTTCAGGTACATACGCGTGAAAAACCATACCAGTGCAACATTTGTGATGCTAGAGTTCGAGATAAAGCATCGATGCACTACCATATCTTGGCTCACCAGGGAATCAAACCCTTTAGTTGTGATCAATGCGATGCCCGATTTACAAAAAGATCAAGCTTGGTTAAACACCGAAAGGTGAGCATATGGAAAAACTATGTAACGCAGcttatatttttgtgactaaatgtaataataaaatccATCCTTATCACAACAGCGTTAATTTTACGGCATTTGTATGAATGTTTACCTTTATTCCATATTTATAAACAAGCTTCTGAACActtgtttgaaaagaaaactgTAATCAcctgtaaaattaaaatataagtgATAATGATATTGTTTCGTTCTAGTTTTAGCAAATATGATGTAATATAGCAATACGTTAAAGCAAGATCTGTTTAACAGGTTCACACCAAAGCTTTCAGGTACAAGTGCCATCACTGTAAAGCCAGCTTTCGTGAAAAAGCTGGTTTAAGCCGACACACACGTTGTCAGCAcaatgccttgtgaaatagCCAACAAGTATGAAACAACAATCAAGCTACCTACTACAGTGACTACACTAGCATCTATAGAGCGAATAAAGTGTGCCAAAAGCACATTATGCGTTTATGCGTAGTCacataaaacttttgttgCAACGTGCATCATTATTCACAGTTATCACTTATCCACtgcatttgaaactttttcttttcagtgcTTTATTGGATATGATATGCTGAAGTTCTTATGCCAACTGTTGCTTCAGCTTATAATTTGATAAACTTATCAAACAATTGTAACAGCTTGTCAACACTGTATTCAAATGTCACTTAATCACCGTCGACTTCATCCACGGTCCAACCACCAACTCTATTAGTAACAGCCTGATCATCCTGAAATCGTTTTGATGAATCTTAAGCTTTGTAAAGTTAGtatgctgtaagcattttaatagCAGCTGTCAAGGTGAATGATGGATTCAATGCATGGCATGCAAGCACTGGGCACAACGTGATGCTACTGGATTTCTAAACGTTTTTTGTCCGACCTATTAATTTAGATTACATATAATtgatttgcaataaaatagcAGCTGTTACAACTGATCCAGCGATATGTTGCAATTCACCCAACATATGGGGTTAAATGTAACAATAAAGAGTGCGGATTAAATAGATTTCATGTTGCATAACTTCACAAAAACGTGGTTATTTCCAAGTTCTTCATTAGTGATTTAACCAACCCAATCGctgtcaacaaatttttatttaaaacgcGGATTGAATTTCACCTCAATTGCATTGTTCACACAACACGTTTTAAACCTGTTAAATTCTAGGCCCCAGGTTTATTTATCCAACCCCTTTGCACTGATACTGCTACTCTATGGCGCCTCTCAGTGAAAAAAACACAACTCCACATAGCCGCACATAGTTGGATAGTGTCAATGCTCGCGTGATGCATGGCATTCAACTCATACTTGTAAACAACTAACTTTCATTGCTAGTACTAGCAACATTCTACTTGGTATTATACAACTGTAGAATTGTAGATGCTTGCATGATTTAAATGATAGTTTGTTTCAGAAGAGACAATTTGCTATTGCTTTGTGTGTATTCACTGAACATGTACGGGGAAAAATTGCAAGTACACGAAGTTTAATTTCATACGACACCATTATCTACACGAAAATCTCTAAAAACCTCAAGTTTCCCAGTTAACTTGATACATGCACAAGACAACACCAAACTAGTTTAACTCAAACATCTTATTGAGCTTTTTTCTCTGTATCTGCGGTATTATCTTTGGCATCCGGTTGCTCAATACTTTTCTCGTCTGAATATCTaagaaaacaataattttcatCCAATTTAACAATGATGCTCCACATAAAATAACTAGATAgcatttatatacagtacGTCACTAATTTTACATATGCAAAACTTAAGACAAACTCAGCAAAGTGAATGAAGTCATAACGATTTCTGCATATTTAATTGGAAAACATATTATACCAAGagaaaacaatgttttaacaGGATGAGATTGATTTTAATATCTATGGACTACAGTATTTAGACGTTCGCAATATCCATTAAGCTTTAGATTTAATTACTTGAACATGCACTGCAAATCTCCATTTATAAAAGCTACGCCAAGTGGAGCACCAAGACAAGCCGGAACTAAATACAGCAGAGCTGGTTGTGGATGCTTGAATACAACCATCACGACTATTGTTGTTACAAGACCAATGAAGTAGGCAATAAGTCCAGTGTAAAAATAAGTTTTCCTGTCTCGTTGCAAACTATTAAACACATAACAGTTTTATATACTGTTACATAAATTCTTTCAACATATAATAACCTACTTTAATACAAGTACTATTTCTTACCTTCTATCAAATCGTAACAACAGAGCAATGAAAATCCCTGCAATGAATAAGATTACTTGACACTTAATATGAAAACTTAAATATTGCTCGATCACAGCATTGTGACAGTAAAGTGATAATTTACAGCTGAAAATATATTAAGAAAACAAGCCAGCAATAACACACCTGGAATGACAATGTCTCCAAGACCAAGCATTGAAAAGTTAGTTCCAAATATACCATTTACCAAAAAATCTTGTGGAaaaacaacttgaaacaaaaaaaatcttaatGTAATACTGTATTGAAATATCGTACTGTTTATTTACAGCATATGACAATCCTGAAAACGACTTGTACTGTACTTGAGTGTACTGTACTGAACTTGTACTGTACTTACCTTTTATTGGAGCATTAAAATTCTTTGCCACAGTAATCATTACGTTGGTGCCAAATACCCaaaaaacatcataaaaaaacaaacctgAAACACAACAACCACATAAGCTTTGATACAGAATAAACTTACAAATCAAACTATacattattaaaagtatatgTCTATAACATTAAAACTGAACTTTCGACGCTATTTTAATACACTCTATTTTCAATGGAACAAATGTGGAGACCCCCCCCtggtttaaacaaaacttaataATAAACTGTGAAAAAAAATAGAGACAACCTCATGCATTGCATGTCATTTACATCCAAACATTTCAAtactataaaagaaaaattgtaaaattaccTAAATTATTTATGCACATGCTTACCTATGAGTAAAATGCATCCAGTGCTTATGCTGTTTAAACGAAGTAATTCAACACCATTGGTTGCAAATGCCAAACCTATTATGTTGTTTGCTATCCAATGCTGAGTGCAAAACAAAATAGGGCAATCAAAAATGGGATTGGTGGTGATCAGAAATTTGTATTCTTAAAAAGTTGTGAAAAATCTTATGCTATAAACACCTACATATTACTAAAGCATCTTCTTCCACTTGCaatgaaatattgttttagtCTATATATACTTACTCTTTGCAGAGCATACCATCCGGATAAGACGGTGCACAAGCCAAATGCTACAACATCCTTTCTGTCAAATTCCAAATCCAATATCACTAAAAACAGTTGCATAAATATCAAGGTATTGTTAAGTTGTATTCTCCAGAAACTGCTAATAatacagtacttcctcgattatccggtcaagttgggtcaatattttcaaaaatctgaccggataagcaaaaaaaacggataattgaatttgtattttcGCCACgtaaatcgccgccatgggcctgacacccgctatgggacgaagcctcgatcagaaggacacgggcgatccgcgacgcgcgcaagacgaattctatacgccacaattccggagcgctccaaaagggaccggattcggcgatgggctcatcccgcttcactcgccgttactaagggaatcctcgttagtttcttttcctccgcttagtaatatgcttaaattcagcgggtagtctcgtccgacctcaggccgaaatgtaagagacgtcacacgtgccgaggatcgacgacgttcgcgatcgattgcggcgacttggcgaaacgaggacacctcttcgaggtcaatccgccgccgccgcgctctccgatcgcgtgccggacccttgctgacttcgacgggacggcggagacacaggtctccgtccgactccgcattcgcccgggcgacgaGCGcgccgggattgcttttcagacgaccctgaggcgggcgtggtcccgggattaacccgaggccgcaattcgcgttcaaaacgtcgatgctcaatgtgtcctgcaattcacactaattcacgcagctagctgcgtccttcatcgactcgcgagccgagtgatccaccgccaagagccatcatcgtttatcgtttcagcttgtacgaagcagtcacaggtttgaatgtgagcgccgagcggacgatgtgacgaccgtcacttgaaaccgcgggggtactcgacgcccgtgaaagacttgtgccttgtccagcgcctcaacgggcgcgtcttgacctcgacaagcgcgagaggcggccggtttcctggcgacgccgccgcagatcgagcgggagcctccgttcgtttcgataatgatccttccgcaggttcacctacggaaaccttgttccgacttttacttcctctaaatgatcaagttagatcgtcttttcggacaccggttcggccgttgccagccgctccgggtccaatcggaggacctcactaaaccattcaatcggtagtagctaCGGCGGCGGTTCAAcgtcaattgaaaaataaaaacctgaGTAATCTCACGCATATGatagttgcaagtgcaatcaTGCGAAGTAAAACGACCTCCCAAAGTCATTGATCACTCGGCCGGATAATCGAATGCCGGTTAAACGAGGtacggataatcgaggaagtactgtatctccaatgtttgtttattgccaggactacaaaaattttcaagctaaCTTGTGCTTTGTCATCGTATGTAATGTTATCCAAACAATTTATCATCTCATAGGTGtcaaatttaataataacatTGGACTAAAAAATCGTAAAATCCTTTTTATCTTAGCCACTATTAAAGCACAATGTTGATGATCATGTCACACTGTATTCTATATACAATTAATCTGAATAGATATCAAAATCTTAGTAATTAAGCATAAAGCTGTTATTGTGAATCTGTATATATACTTAACATTACAATcgcaattaaaacaataaacaaatacaTATTCAACTTTATACTCCACGTACAAATAACACTGAAATATGATGGTTCAATTCCACAAAAACTTCCAAACGTTTTTAGTCCATAAGCAGTTTATCAACGCTGCTTGTTATAACAACGAAAAAAAATACAGCGAGAAAGTCAAAGGCAGAGAATGTAGAAATCTACCTATACATTTGGTAACTAGGGAAGAATAAACCAAATATTTGCATGTTATaccttctttttcttctttactTCCTTCTGTGAGAACCAAATGACAAGCCTTATTAGGAAAAAAGCTTGGAATCATTTTAGTAATATATGGactgaaaaaaaaagtatTGATGAAAGTCTTGCGTAGCTGATTGCATAAGCAAACACAACATTATACACACAATATATCATATATAACGttaattatataaaaaaataattccaaAAACATGTCAGAAGAAAGTGTCCATTGCTGCTGctctttgataaaaaaaagatAAATCAAATCTATTGCCCTTATGATGCATTTTCGAAAATCGACTacatttatttgttataatgtgtaacttattttattttatttataattaattattgtcattgcatttaaagttttaatattCAATTTTTCTCGCTGGACAAGCTAGAGCTCTGCAAAAATTACGAAAAATTCATAAcagcaaataacaaaaattgggTTACTCACCAGTGGTCACTTTTATGTGTGACCGAGTATGTAGTGAtcacaagttttttttagaactttttcaacTGTGttcaattgaaataaaattgtttactaaTGTGCAAGTTGTAATTAgtaacgtttagcaatgttgCCAATTGCCATGTGAGTTTATAAAAATGCTAAATTTTACCTCGTTTAAACTTATCACCTAATGCGAAGTAGGTCATGTAGCCCCCAAGACATGTTGTTGGTggagcaaatggttacaaaaggACTTGACTTAAatcaaatgaaattaaatagaaataaattgaaaaaaagtatATTAACAGAAAACATTCATGAACTTTAAGACGCTCACATTtattaagttaaaattttttaattttgggtTGCCGTATCATCCTTGTTTTGAAGGtctgtgtcttagaaaatatttttgtctttatttccacgaaatgtccttatttttgtcttattttttgGGGCAAAAGTTACTATTTCGGGCATTtcgacacctttagtataccattttgtaccaaagataTACCAAAATtgagaacatgcaaatagtatctgttcatttttggaacattgattgccttctcctgttgtgcactgcttaaggtagtattcttcttttgtttcctgtttgtccttattttcgaGTCCAAACCGAAGGCAACTCTGCCTATATGGTAGTATAGTATAAAATGCTTCTTTGCTACATATGCAGACATGTTTAACTATGCCATCTTGAACACATTTGGTGACATTTATAATAGTGGCACCGGCAGtgtttttcatatttgtaaaagctaGTAGGTCACATTTTTCCTGTGGTTTTTATAGTTTTGgataattttagttttattttctaaatGACCGTATCAAAGAGGAAAACATCAAAGTCATCAATTGCATGTTCTACAGATGTTAGATGAGCTTACCTGGCAATTTGGTTGACTGCAAAAATTCCTAACACAAAAAAGTAGAATCCAATGAGTATAGTAATATATTCTTGAGAGAATATCTGCAAACAATTGTCTTGCCTCAGTGAGAGTTACAAAAAGGTGGTACAACATATCGCATACTATTGCCTCACAAACATTTTccataacaaaatattaatctAATTCTAATCCATTAAACTAACATAACAAGACAAGATACCTTGAAAAACATGTAAATGCCAAACAAAACTCCACTAGCCACCAAAGGAAATTTGAGAGCATCATGTTTGGTAATAGTTTCTGGTGTTTCACCAGATTCCTGCAATAATACAATAGATTGAAATCGATACAGCAACATCAAAATTGCTCatacaaaattaattaaaaaacactGCTAATGTATGTTGCAAGGCAAACTGCCCAAGTCATTTTAGTGGCAGTTTGGAACAAATAAACGTTTAATAGCCTGGTTTAGACAAAGAGATCATCCCATGTTTGGTCTTCTTCACTCATGTATAAAGACACAAAACATcagttattattaattattactatacagtattaattaattattatctgtgATAACAACATTACGAGTAATCGAGTATTAATGGCCAGGATACAATGCTCAGGAAGCTTACAACACAGTCGGCTTACATACTGTCTGAAGCTTATATACTGCCCAAAACGTCATTGTAAAAATCACAGCAGCTAAGCTGTTTCACTTGTACATAAAATTGACATTGCAGGAGAAatgtgataaaatattttgacaaaatgtacaaaaaatgAACACAGCTACATACTATGGGCTGAAATAACTGACTTCCAACTAGTACAGATATGTCCTTTTCAATGGTAAATTGAGTTTGTGATAAGGTAGTGGAGtgataatttataaaaaaactaaattacaactgtttaaaaaattgttaaggATTAAGCTCACTATTGTTGGTATGAGTTACAGAGCA contains the following coding sequences:
- the LOC143448602 gene encoding uncharacterized protein LOC143448602 isoform X3; this translates as MERITSSHLESRYEVPLFTDVMNQSITTSSVGLSPFMMNASLICAYQPLFIHNVTTSYFDFSKSNFFKASFKSDMTNSSAYNEEFLDNISKPSHGGQIIQELQRQKVPSYHPICTEPLMFPDYSYSFACHRKMNQLHAKSQHKTFCKSKLTQKQIHSKSRGDSLQNTSTRMKGTRPLATNRSIESVVPLVSKDEETQNKQPRFPHKNIQSSRQRCFKCRKCESYFSSRAGLCVHERTHTGEKPYQCKTCRKSFAQLGHVQRHQKVHTREKPYQCNICDARVRDKASMHYHILAHQGIKPFSCDQCDARFTKRSSLVKHRKVHTKAFRYKCHHCKASFREKAGLSRHTRCQHNAL
- the LOC143448602 gene encoding uncharacterized protein LOC143448602 isoform X2; translated protein: MERITSSHLESRYEVPLFTDVMNQSITTSSVGLSPFMMNASLICAYQPLFIHNVTTSYFDFSKSNFFKASFKSDMTNSSAYNEDNISKPSHGGQIIQELQRQKVPSYHPICTEPLMFPDYSYSFACHSFTCSARKMNQLHAKSQHKTFCKSKLTQKQIHSKSRGDSLQNTSTRMKGTRPLATNRSIESVVPLVSKDEETQNKQPRFPHKNIQSSRQRCFKCRKCESYFSSRAGLCVHERTHTGEKPYQCKTCRKSFAQLGHVQRHQKVHTREKPYQCNICDARVRDKASMHYHILAHQGIKPFSCDQCDARFTKRSSLVKHRKVHTKAFRYKCHHCKASFREKAGLSRHTRCQHNAL
- the LOC143448602 gene encoding uncharacterized protein LOC143448602 isoform X1, whose amino-acid sequence is MERITSSHLESRYEVPLFTDVMNQSITTSSVGLSPFMMNASLICAYQPLFIHNVTTSYFDFSKSNFFKASFKSDMTNSSAYNEEFLDNISKPSHGGQIIQELQRQKVPSYHPICTEPLMFPDYSYSFACHSFTCSARKMNQLHAKSQHKTFCKSKLTQKQIHSKSRGDSLQNTSTRMKGTRPLATNRSIESVVPLVSKDEETQNKQPRFPHKNIQSSRQRCFKCRKCESYFSSRAGLCVHERTHTGEKPYQCKTCRKSFAQLGHVQRHQKVHTREKPYQCNICDARVRDKASMHYHILAHQGIKPFSCDQCDARFTKRSSLVKHRKVHTKAFRYKCHHCKASFREKAGLSRHTRCQHNAL
- the LOC143448601 gene encoding signal peptide peptidase-like, yielding MDTEEIGNTLKDLVNETLESNNVSTKVEASLEEQAVTFSSLIIMAVVPIIIGSYRSLNQHESGETPETITKHDALKFPLVASGVLFGIYMFFKIFSQEYITILIGFYFFVLGIFAVNQIASPYITKMIPSFFPNKACHLVLTEGSKEEKEVILDLEFDRKDVVAFGLCTVLSGWYALQRHWIANNIIGLAFATNGVELLRLNSISTGCILLIGLFFYDVFWVFGTNVMITVAKNFNAPIKVVFPQDFLVNGIFGTNFSMLGLGDIVIPGIFIALLLRFDRSLQRDRKTYFYTGLIAYFIGLVTTIVVMVVFKHPQPALLYLVPACLGAPLGVAFINGDLQCMFKYSDEKSIEQPDAKDNTADTEKKAQ